The Algoriphagus sp. TR-M9 genome has a window encoding:
- the murQ gene encoding N-acetylmuramic acid 6-phosphate etherase, whose product MKVTESASHYDNLDQMEVFDLLQNINKEDQKVALAVEKVIPTIAALVEAIVPRMQQGGRLIYIGAGTSGRLGILDASECPPTYGVPFDWVLGIIAGGDTAIRKAVENAEDDYQQAWKDILAYGFNEQDTVIGIAASGTTPYVIGGVKIAKSNGLLTGSITCNPDSPLSLEVDHAIEAVVGPEFVTGSTRMKAGTAQKLVLNMISTSVMIKLGRVKGNKMVDMQLSNAKLVKRGTEMIMEATGLDEDSARKLLLSEGSVRNATEYYYRQKG is encoded by the coding sequence ATGAAAGTAACTGAAAGTGCCTCTCACTACGATAATTTGGATCAGATGGAAGTTTTTGATCTACTCCAGAATATCAATAAGGAGGATCAAAAAGTGGCTTTAGCCGTTGAAAAAGTGATTCCCACTATTGCTGCTCTCGTAGAAGCCATTGTTCCCAGGATGCAACAAGGAGGCCGCTTAATTTATATAGGAGCTGGTACCAGTGGGCGATTGGGGATTTTGGATGCTTCCGAGTGCCCGCCTACTTATGGGGTTCCCTTCGATTGGGTTCTAGGCATAATCGCCGGAGGTGATACCGCTATACGCAAAGCAGTAGAGAATGCCGAAGATGACTATCAGCAAGCTTGGAAAGATATTTTAGCTTATGGATTTAATGAACAGGACACGGTAATTGGGATTGCGGCATCTGGGACTACTCCTTATGTCATTGGAGGCGTCAAGATCGCCAAATCCAATGGATTGCTAACCGGAAGCATCACCTGTAATCCGGATTCGCCACTCTCCTTGGAAGTCGATCATGCGATAGAAGCAGTGGTAGGGCCTGAGTTTGTAACCGGCAGTACCAGAATGAAAGCTGGAACAGCCCAAAAGCTTGTGTTGAATATGATCTCCACTTCAGTAATGATCAAGCTAGGAAGGGTGAAAGGAAATAAGATGGTAGATATGCAGCTCTCAAATGCCAAGCTGGTAAAACGTGGTACCGAAATGATAATGGAGGCTACCGGATTGGATGAGGACTCAGCCAGGAAGTTACTGCTGTCTGAGGGTTCGGTGCGCAATGCCACGGAGTACTATTATAGGCAAAAGGGATAA
- a CDS encoding cytochrome b5 domain-containing protein, with the protein MQRYTKQQLALRNGQDKPEVWVAYKGVIYDVTASRLWKKGMHYEHWAGQDLTEELPEAPHTEKVFEKFQAIGQLA; encoded by the coding sequence ATGCAAAGGTATACCAAACAACAACTTGCCCTGAGAAATGGACAAGATAAACCTGAGGTATGGGTGGCGTATAAAGGGGTGATCTATGATGTGACGGCCTCTAGGTTATGGAAAAAGGGGATGCATTACGAGCATTGGGCAGGACAGGATCTGACAGAAGAATTGCCAGAGGCACCTCATACCGAAAAAGTATTTGAGAAATTTCAGGCCATAGGCCAATTAGCATAA
- a CDS encoding N-acetylglucosamine kinase — translation MIVIADSGSSKTDWRVIHSDGKISQHRGIGFNPYYQSSEEIGSHMRDEFLLGLQGEIREVYFYGAGCSAPSRQEEVAKAIRSLYPMAEIQVDHDLAAAAKSTCGHSAGIACILGTGSNSCDYDGKKIIATRPAPGYIFGDEGGGAYVGRKLLKDFIFDQMPAEIKKGLVDQFDLTAVKIQEQVYQKPYPNRYMASFCKFITERKSNPYCYRLFYDSFQDFLSQYVMKYEDYKNKPVSFVGSIAHYNGDILRKAATDVGIHVQLILESPIAGLTLYHQKML, via the coding sequence ATGATAGTAATAGCAGATAGTGGATCCAGTAAAACGGACTGGAGAGTGATTCATTCTGACGGGAAGATTTCTCAGCATAGGGGGATTGGCTTTAATCCATATTATCAGTCTTCTGAGGAGATTGGTAGTCATATGCGTGATGAGTTTTTACTCGGCCTGCAGGGAGAAATCCGTGAGGTTTATTTCTACGGTGCTGGCTGTTCTGCACCCAGTAGGCAGGAGGAAGTAGCCAAGGCTATCCGTTCGCTGTATCCTATGGCTGAAATCCAGGTAGATCATGATTTGGCTGCTGCGGCCAAGTCTACCTGTGGACATTCCGCTGGTATTGCCTGTATATTGGGAACAGGCTCGAATAGCTGTGATTATGACGGAAAAAAAATCATAGCTACACGTCCTGCTCCAGGTTATATTTTTGGAGATGAGGGTGGTGGAGCTTATGTGGGTAGAAAGCTGTTGAAGGATTTTATTTTTGATCAAATGCCCGCCGAAATAAAGAAGGGACTGGTGGATCAGTTTGACCTGACTGCAGTCAAGATTCAAGAGCAGGTCTATCAAAAACCATATCCTAATCGGTATATGGCGAGCTTTTGTAAATTTATCACCGAACGTAAATCAAACCCATACTGCTATAGACTCTTCTATGATTCATTTCAGGATTTCTTGTCACAATATGTGATGAAGTATGAAGACTATAAAAATAAACCAGTGAGTTTTGTAGGTTCCATAGCCCATTATAATGGGGATATTCTTCGTAAGGCTGCCACTGATGTGGGCATTCATGTGCAGTTGATTTTGGAAAGTCCTATTGCTGGTCTTACCCTTTATCACCAAAAAATGCTATGA
- a CDS encoding pseudouridine synthase yields the protein MRKNNPKKPFFGEGKKEVDSSTSFDKGGYKGKSEDFKRSKGKDFGKGTRGKKSYDRQDDDFADFQKKSRLRKEGPKTIGEKKFGSKTTFGNKKDDESNSVESNKFKAGKKQFFNQKERGESPKPFKKDFKKDENASLDKPTGLVYKGRGKDQKPVFAAGKPTYKSDKRETRGFGKKRFVDQDANVERPDYNFDALPQKKARLNSEEKLIRLNKYIANSGICSRREADTLISQGLVTVNGKVCTELGMQVKRTDRVVYQGKRINPEKPVYVLLNKPKDFITTTDDPMDRKTVMNLVGNACEERIFPIGRLDRNTTGLLLFTNDGELAAKLSHPSNEIKKIYQVTLDKPLTKNDEEAINEGLELEDGLAEVDDMQVLSADRKILGLEIHIGRNRIVRRIFAHLGYEVTALDRVVYAGLDKKDLKRGHYRFLTEQEVIRLKFFV from the coding sequence ATGAGAAAGAACAATCCAAAAAAGCCGTTTTTCGGTGAAGGAAAGAAAGAAGTAGACTCTTCCACATCGTTTGATAAGGGAGGATACAAAGGGAAATCAGAAGATTTCAAAAGATCCAAGGGCAAAGACTTTGGTAAAGGTACTAGAGGGAAGAAATCCTATGATCGTCAAGATGATGATTTTGCTGATTTTCAGAAAAAATCCCGCTTAAGAAAGGAAGGACCCAAGACCATAGGGGAAAAGAAGTTTGGTTCGAAAACTACTTTTGGTAACAAGAAAGATGATGAATCCAACTCAGTAGAGAGTAATAAATTCAAAGCTGGCAAGAAGCAATTTTTTAATCAAAAGGAAAGAGGAGAAAGTCCAAAGCCATTCAAAAAGGACTTCAAAAAGGACGAGAATGCCTCGCTCGATAAGCCGACAGGTTTGGTGTACAAGGGTAGAGGTAAGGATCAAAAACCTGTATTTGCAGCTGGGAAACCTACTTACAAATCGGATAAAAGAGAGACCAGAGGTTTTGGGAAAAAGCGCTTTGTAGATCAGGATGCCAATGTGGAAAGACCTGATTACAACTTTGACGCTCTTCCTCAGAAGAAAGCCAGGTTAAACAGCGAGGAAAAACTCATCCGTCTGAACAAGTATATCGCCAACTCGGGAATATGCAGCCGTAGGGAGGCAGATACCTTGATTTCACAAGGGCTAGTAACTGTCAATGGGAAAGTCTGTACTGAACTGGGTATGCAGGTGAAGAGGACAGATCGTGTAGTGTATCAAGGCAAGAGAATCAATCCTGAAAAGCCAGTTTATGTATTGCTGAATAAGCCGAAAGACTTTATCACCACTACAGATGATCCTATGGATCGCAAGACAGTTATGAACCTGGTTGGCAATGCCTGTGAGGAAAGAATTTTCCCGATTGGGCGCTTGGACAGAAATACCACGGGGCTGCTCCTATTTACCAATGATGGAGAACTTGCTGCTAAACTTTCCCATCCTTCGAATGAAATCAAGAAAATCTATCAGGTGACTTTGGATAAACCCCTGACCAAAAATGATGAAGAGGCGATCAACGAAGGTTTGGAACTGGAAGATGGACTGGCGGAGGTTGACGATATGCAGGTTTTGTCTGCAGACCGTAAGATATTAGGATTGGAAATCCATATCGGTAGAAATCGCATTGTTAGAAGGATCTTTGCGCATCTGGGCTATGAAGTAACTGCACTGGA